ATTCTGCAGCAAGCTCATCATTTATCGAAGTTGATGGGGTTGTCCTCtgaccctcctctccctgcttccccccaAACTAGATTTCGAATTCCTTGAAGAAGGGACTTCATGTTTATTCTTCTTCCTGTTACCTGCATTGCCCTCTCtctggctggcactcagtccagtTCTGTTGACTCGCTGCCACTGGCAATGGGCTTGAACTGCACCCTGGGGCACTGAGGGGCTTCCTGACAAACAGAGGAAAGTTAGGGGATTCTCCCTTGGGTGTTTTCCAGTGGAGAAAACTTCCGTCTGGGCAGAGTCGCCCAGGATGCGGGAAGACGGGGAAACAGGAGGCTCCCGAAGGACCTGGTCCCTTCAGGAAGCCTGTAGGGCAGCCTGTGGTGGCCACGGTAACAGTGGGCATCCTGCTTCCCAAGTTCTCTCGGGGGAGCTgcctgcagctcccagggctcTGAGGGCGTTGGCTCGGGCAAGGAGTCTGGGGAGGAATCTCCTTTTTGTGGCCTTAGGGTTCAGGTTCCCCTGCCCTCCTAGTCCTCACAGAAGTGTTTGTGTccctgtttctgtccctctccctcaccccccaacattccagcctggggcagggggaggccagCAGACACAAAGCCCTCTGTGTATGGGGTGGCAtgtgtccccccaccctccacccagagGACACAATGCCCCTTCTGCTCCCTGCACTCTGTCCCCCTCCCTACCACCTCTCAACTGCACATGCCAGGCTCCAATTGGTCACTGGCTCAGGACAGCCCCCTCAGACTGGGGCCCCGGGGGATTTTAAGCAGGTTCCAGGAACCCCCGCTCAGTTCCTGGTCCCCCACTCTCCCAGCCCCGCAGACCCTGCCCCAGCCATGGCTCCTGGGGCCCCCTCGTCCAGCCCCAGTCCCGTCCTGGCTGTGCTGCTCTTCTCTTTGGGTAAGTGGAACCAccctggcctgggggcctgggactCGGGTTCTCCAAGCAACTGCCTACTGTTCGCCCTGCACTGCTCACTGCAGTAAAGAAAGAGTGAGAAGGAGCAGGAAGATATTCTATTCAGAGAAAAAATAGATAGTTTGGAGGGAGGCATAAAGGTATTCTttgaagggaaaagggagaagagaatgCAGGCCACTTCCCTGAGGTGGCCCCGATGGGGCTCACGTTGGAAACCAGTATCATTCCCCGAGCCACGCTCAGGGCCTTGGGGAGGCAATGTGAGGGCAAGAGAAGGGCCAGGGTCAGATGCCTGGCTTCCGGCCCCTACTCACTGCCCAGTACGGAGGTGCCAACCCTTAGTTTCTCTGAAAGGAAATCCCAGGGACTGTGATCTCAGGAAGAGTCCTGGGTTTGTGATCCCACCTCCTTGGGTCCTTTGTCTcctggtgcctcagtttctccttgtgGACTGATTGTCTATTACTACACGAGTGAAAATGTAGGAGGAAGAGTCTATGAGATTTTAGGATTTTGTTCATCAAAAGCTGTCTTCCTTCATAAGTTGATCGACCCCTTCCTTGCCCCGTGGTAGATGTTGAGTGAGCAAGAGAAGGTCAAAAGAGTTTGTTTGGATGGCTCCTGCCCTTCTTCTCTGAACGGACCTGGAGCAGCAGGCAAACGTGTgcaggcggcgggggcgggggtgggagcacCGCTCAGCCCATCCAAGGGTGTTCTCGTCTGTGAGCTTCTTGGGTCCTCAACCCAAACCTAGATTCATCGGGGCTGTGCTGAACTCTCCCAAGAGAATGTTGGAGAAGGCCGTGCGGAGGGACTAGGGAGAGGGGATCTGGGAGCACAGGGCAAAAGAGCTCTGTCCCACTCATTGGGCTGAGCTGAAGGGCAGAGGCCAAACTTAGGAGAGGAAAAATAGGAGGCAGAGCCAATGAATAACTTCCCTTGTGACATTTGGGATTCCCAAGACGGCTGTAGAGCAGAGGACACAGACAGCGAGTTGACGATGTTGCATGCTGAGGTGGGAGATTCAGGACTACTATGAGGGGGTGGCATGAGCCCCCTACATTGCTCAGACAATGGGTCTCCCTGTTTGGCTGCTTGCTCCCCCTCCCATAGAACAAAAGGGTCTACAGttgcccctgcccagggccagcccacaCACATAATCTTTCTGGAATGGCCTTCCTTGTGTGGGTGAGTCTTGGGCGTGGCACTGACCCAGAATGGCCACAAGGTGGGTGAGGAGAGTCGAACCCCAGAGGACTCACATGCAGTCATCCGAGCTCTGGGCTTGGGGTCTGCTCTGCACCCAGCTGCCTCCCACCGAGAGCAAGGTGTGTTGCAGCCAGAGACTCCTCAGTGAGAACAGCTGGACCAGGGATGAAGACTTATATTTTCTAgttacttcattcattttccatAGGAAAGTTGAGTTTGCTGTATTGTGAAATATTATGTAGCTGTTAAAAATGAGAttgcctcaccctggctggtgtggttcagtggactgagcaccagcctctgAGCTgaaaggtttctggtttgatttcccatcagggcacatgcctgggctgtaggccaggtctccggctgggggcacgtgagagggcAGCCGATCcaatgtgtctcttgcacattgctgttcctctctttctctttctccctcccttcccctctgtctaaatgtaattaaataaaatattttttaaacaagactGTCTCTATGAATCGACATGGAAACCCCTTCCAGatacatatattctttatatatatatatattttaaagcgtGAGTACCTACATACCTTGAGTTTATTAAGTTTATATTGAGTTtgactcagaaaaaaacacattgaacTGATGACAGCGGTTATGTCTGGGAGGGGCGACAGGAGAGGACCTGGTGGAGTGATGTCAAGAGAGACTTCAGTTTTATCACTGTTGCTCGAATAGTATAAAAGAAGAGCGTGATATGTATTCCCTGTATGATtcataacaaatttaaaaaattatgaggtCTGCATCTGAGGGACAGTTTCAGGGTTAGGTACTAGGCCAAAGGGACAGCGAGGCATGCAGACAACCGCCACTCCTGGGTGTCCTCCAGGGGCCAGCTGCTGGCCCCCTTCACTGCCTCTCCAACACACTGACCAGCCGGGACCAGCACAGCGTCTCCCCCGGCGGTCCAGTCCAGCGAGTCCAGAGACCTGGGTTCCGGACGACTAGCCACTGCCTCCACCTCTGCTGTGGCCCCGCTGTGGCGGCCTGGACTTCCCCTGGCCCCGCCTCCTCGGGTGCCTGCCGGGCCCAGGTGGACATCTGACTCCCCTCTGTGTCCGCAGTGCTGGCCCCGGCCCAGGCCATCGTGGTTTACACGGACAGGGAGGTCCATGGCGCTGTGGGCTCCCGAGTGACCCTGCACTGCTCCTTCTGGTCCAGCGAGTGGGTCTCGGACGACATCTCCTTCACCTGGCGCTACCAGCCCGAGGGGGGCCGCGACGCCATCTCGGTGAGTTCTccgggggcctgggcctgggtaaTGGAAGGTGCGTCCAAGGTACCGGGAAACAGAGCTTGGGCTAAGGAGGGGGAAGTCCTTTACGAGCCGTAATTCCAACTTCAGCGAAGTAAGTGTCGATGCTTGCCACCCGGCTAGGGCCTCTCTGCACTgtgctgtcccccacccccaagcagtCCCCTCCCTGTCCTGTGGCCAGAGCTACACGCATCCCCTCATCCCTCACAGATCTTCCACTACGCCAAGGGGCAGCCCTACATCGACGAGGTGGGGACCTTCAAAGAGCGCATCCAGTGGGTAGGGGACCCTCGCTGGAAGGATGGCTCCATCGTCATACACAACCTGGACTACAGTGACAACGGCACGTTCACCTGCGACGTCAAAAACCCACCAGACATAGTGGGCAAGACCTCGCAGGTCACGCTCTACGTCTTTGAAAAAGGTGTGAGAGGCGACGGGGAGGATTCCGGGGGAACTGGGAAGCCGGCGGAACAGGCCGGTGCGGGGCAGGCTCCGGAACGGTGGGAGGAAGGCAGCTTTGCCCCCACCTCCGTACCTCCCCGCGGCCAGGGAGGAGGTGTGCGGCCGGGTCCAGGTCCCCGCCGGGCCCCTCACTGGCGTCCCTCCTCTCCCAGTGCCCACGCGCTACGGGGTGGTGCTGGGCGCCGTCATCGGGGCCGTCCTGGGCggcgtgctgctgctgctgctgctcttctaCCTGGTGCGGTACTGCTGGCTGCGCAGGCAGGCGGCCCTGCAGAGGAGGCTCAGGTAGGGGCGAGGCGGCAGCggtcggggcggggcggggctccgggaAGGGGGGCTCTGGCGggcccccacccacagccttTCGTGCCCCCGCAGCGCCATGGAGAAGGGGAAGCTGCACAAGATCGGGAAGGACTCGTCCAAGCGCGGCCGGCAGGTTAGCGGGGCTCGGGGCCTGGACCGCTGGGGAGGAGAGCCCTGGGCGCCGCCGGGCACAGCGAGGGGGGGCCCGGGTGACTgacctgcgcccctcccccagacgCCCGTGCTGTATGCCATGCTGGACCACAGCAGGAGCACCAAGGCTGCCAGTGAGAAGAAGTCCAAGGGGCTGGGGGAGTCTCGCAAGGATAAGAAATAGCGGTTAGCGGGCCGGGCGGGGGCTCGGGGGCCAGGGGCGGAGCCCTCCAAAGGCGCTCAGGTGGTGGTCATCGAGATGGAGCTCCGGAAGGACGAGCAGAGCTCGGAGCTCCGGCCTGCCGTCAAGTCCCCCAGCAGGACCAGCCTCAAGAACGCCCTCAAGAACATGATGGGCCTGGACTCGGACAAGTGACCGGCCCAGGCCCCGCCAGAGCTGGGCACCTAGGCTCCTCTGCCCCCGTCCGGGGGCTTTCCTCCTTagcgcccagccccgccccgccctgccctcgcCAACCTGTGAGATGTAAGTTTCGTTCCAAAATTCATTCCCCAGGCACGTCATTTCCTCCCCTACCTTCACCCCCTGGCCTtctgggagcccagggcctgaTCCTAGCCTGCACCGCCCCCAAGGACTGTGTGTTTGGTGCCTGTCCCTCCGGCACCGAGAAGAAAGGGACCTTGCCACCCCGCGCCTCGACTCCGGgccacctgcacccccaccccctgcaccaccgcccagcctgcccctcggcctcttccctccctggcccccccggcccccgggcaGGCAGCCCAGCTCCACACTCCGCCCCCCTAGCTAACACCTGGGTCATCCAGATCAGACTGTCCTTCAGGGTTTCTTCAgggtgtcatttttattttttcagtccgTGCTTGCTTGTGCACctgtgccctgctctgccccccatGACTGAGTACCAATGACGTCATGCGGATTTCGCAGTTCCCCAGCCCCTAAAATCCTTCTCGGAGAGCCGGCCGAGGGGCCCCTCACCCTCAGGCCTCAGCAGCAGGACTGGTGCCCCGACCACCCCAGGGCCCTGTCCTGAGACTCCAGgccacagggagggagagggacggTACATCCTCACAGGTCAGGGGGTGAGGAAAGGGGGCCACCGAGCCTCAAGAAGTGGCTTGTGAACAACCAAGCGGAAAGGAGGGACAACAAACGGGAAgtagggagaaaggggagaggctGCACTCCCAGCCACAGGGGATTCTTAGGATTTTTCTACATTCTGTACATTTCTTCTCAGACCCCCAAATGCCCTAATATGTTTAATAAACACTGACATTTCCAGAAGCTGTGGCCTCACCCCAGTTGCCTCGTTCTCCTGGGAATCACCCTGCCTTCTCccgaccctcccctcccctccccctgctcctcctcctcctcctcctcctcctcctcctcctcctcctcctcctcctcctcggctgGTGTCGGTGAAGAGCTGGGCTTTGGGCTACCTGCGGGCTTACGTGGTGTAACAGACTGAACCCTGAACCAGGCTCACGAGACAGGTTCCAGCAGCCAGCAAGCACCCGGTGGGCTCACACTACGTGCGAAGCTCACACTGTGTGTCAGGCTCTGCGTTCACTCTTGGGGAGAAGGTGGTGAAGAGGTGGAGGCAGCAGCTCCCTGGGGTGCTTCCAGGGAGAAGTGGGGCTCGGCAGTCCCGCAGAAGCAGGGAAGCTGCCAGGGCCACTGGAACAACTCTCGCGAGAGGgcggagagagaggcagaggcggGTGGAAAGGCCGCCCGGTGAACGGCCGTGAGGGCAGAGGTGAGGAGGGCAAGCATAAGAGATGGAGAAGACCCAGGTGGGAGACGCGGAGCCCGCGCTGGGGCGGGACTGGGAGGCCCACACCCAGCCCCCGGCAGCAGGTTGTCAGGGAAGCAGGAGCCTTGTCCCTTTGGCGGCCTGACTGTCTGCCAAGGTCACCCCCCACTTCGGGCTTTGGGAACGTGCCCCCGAGCACCCGCCTGCACGGGCGTCCAGACCACTCCGCCTCTGTCCGGGCTGCAGCCCAGCTCCGGACACGACACAGCTGAACATCACAAAGGAGTGACCAGTGACACAGGCGTGACAACTGCATTTGCTTTCTCCCATGCTGTTCCCAGCACCCGCCTCTCCCGCTGGGCACTCAGTGCACGAGCGCTCAcctcccccgacccccccccccacacacacacccaggacaTGCAGGTTCTGCTCACAAAACAAAgctctgagccccccccccccccgccggcgaTCAGTGTTCGGGACCCTGTCCCCGAGAGGCGTGGGGAACACAGACGTGTGCCAGGGCTCCAGGAGGAGCTGTGGGCCGCAGAGGGTGAGGTACCCTGTGGCAGGAAGATGTGGGCAGCAGGCGGAGAGGCCTGGCCAGCTCAGAACCCTCGCTGAGAAGGACCACTGGTTCTGCAGAAGGGGTCTAACCTCTTTCTGGTCAGAGCTTTCCCAGAGCTGCAGCCTGTTCCCTACCCACCTTAAAATATACATgaggaggtgggggggcggggggggggggggggggggtggctacCTCTAGAGCAGGAAATGGGACAGGGAAGGCATCATTTCAGCGCCAAGGCCCAGATCATCCTCCAAGCATGGTAGCCTGCAGGAGAGGGCCTTACACCCACCAGCTCCCCTCAGGCTGCCTCCGCAGCAGCCAGGAGCCCTGCTTCACCTTCCAGGGAACAAGGGGACGGGGACTGCTCCTGCTGTACCAGCACATGCTGGACTCACAGCAGGTGTGGCAATGAGGTTACGCTCTTCTGTGCCCATGGGGCCGGGACTCATGGAAGCCACCATCGACACCGTGCTGCACTGAGAACAGATTCCAGTGCAAAACTCCCTCCTTTGCCCTGCACGGGAGGAGGTGCTTCCAGGAACAGAGGGCCTTCCTGTGCCTCTGCACTCAGTGCGCCTCATGTCCTGCAGCGTGGACACCAGGCACAGGTCAGCTTCTTGCTGTGGGTGGGTGCTCTTCCAGGGGTGGCCCCCCTCATTTCCTAGTCGCAGCCGTGACATGGTTTCAACTCCTGCATTCTTGagtcaggagaggaagggagagtagGAGTGAGGACAGTGGGGAAGGCAGAGTATTCCTTGCTTGGTCTTCAAGCGTTTGGCTCTAGTTTCAATGCATAGAGGCCACTTCTCAACAATGTAAAATCACTTGAAagccatcattttatttaattcatggTTTAAAGTCTTCAGTGTGACCCAGAGTCATCTCCTGCCACTACATCTGGTaaacaggtgtgtgtggggggtgggggacaaagcGGTAGGTGCTGAGGCAGCACAGGAAGACCATGTGGGTGGAGCAGCCAGGTGAGGGCCCAGCCGGGGGACAGCAGGAACGGGGTGGCTTCGATGTGAAGTGCTCAGGCGCCTGTTGCTGGTGTCATCGCACCAGCACCCTCTCCCGCGCCAGCCCTGGCCAACGTTCACACTCCTCCcaagaaaaaacagaagagatTAAATGACTCCACTtgagggttttaaaaatattttaatataattatgaaaCATGCTAAAATCACACAGAGTAGCTATTCCACCTCGGTCCAGACTGCAcagtggggcaggtgggggctgcgGGGTCACTTGGTCCGTGTGAGGGCTGGACGTGGGGGTTAGAGGAGGCAGGTCAGCAATGCCCCAAGGGTCTTCCACAGAGCATACCTTCACCCCTCACTCCTTTTCCTCCCCAGATCTTCTGGAGTCCCCatgtccctgcctctgcccctcggGTCCCAGCCTTGAGGTGAAGGGCcatccctggcccctcccagtcCTACCGCCTTCTGTGGAACTCAGCACAAGCTAACGTGGGAGGTGCTGGACTCAGTCTGCCCTGGGACAGAGGGCTCCGGTCCCCACTGTGGCGCAGCACCGaggagggcgggggaggtggTGCAGAGGGTGTGAGGGGAACAACATGACCTGCAGTGACACTTGTGACCACAGGCAGACGGGTGCACAGGTCCCACCCTCGGGCACCCTAGTTGGAAGCCtcgcttccccctcccccattcaggGCCCCCCCCAACCTCGTCAGCCTCAAAGCCTCTTTCACTTGCACCTCACGGGCAGCACAGAGCACAGGTACTGGTCAAGGAGGCTTGTCCTGAGCAGGAGCCAGTCTACCCTCAGACCAGGGGCCGCCAGCTGGAGTCTtcaccctgcctctccctggggtCTCTCCTGCCGTGATGGCGTGAGGGGGCCACGGAACGTAACACACAAGGGTCAAACTCGCCTGCACGAGAGGCTAGCGGGACAGAGAGACACGGGGGCGTGGGAGTCAGAGCAGTGGGCGGGGGACAAAGGGAGCAGGGTGAGGGCATGGCCGCTGCTTCAGGAGCTGgggtcctttttcctcttctggaaCTTCCGGAACTTGCCCTGAATGGCCAGGGCGGCCTTCTCTGTCTCCGGGGCCGTCAGGTCGATGTcgatctcctcctcctcctcggccttCTTGGCAGGGCCGGCCTTTCCTGCCACGAGATGCACCGGTGAGGGAACCCAGATGGCCCGGCCCCTTGCTCCAGGCCCCCCGtctgctgggctctgggctctgggctacTCCCTGGAGTCCAGAAACCCTGGccgtatagctcagttggttagagcacacaccaaggctgcaagttcaatccccggtcagggcacatataagaattaaccaatgaatgcataaatatgtggaacaacaaatctctctctctctctctccatctaaaagtcaataaatttaaaaaaaaacattttaaaagggaaGTTTGAATCCGGGAACCTAGGCTGAGAGTCAGTTACAGTTACTTGGGGGTTTTGCTACTCTTG
This portion of the Phyllostomus discolor isolate MPI-MPIP mPhyDis1 chromosome 14, mPhyDis1.pri.v3, whole genome shotgun sequence genome encodes:
- the MPZ gene encoding myelin protein P0 isoform X1, which encodes MAPGAPSSSPSPVLAVLLFSLVLAPAQAIVVYTDREVHGAVGSRVTLHCSFWSSEWVSDDISFTWRYQPEGGRDAISIFHYAKGQPYIDEVGTFKERIQWVGDPRWKDGSIVIHNLDYSDNGTFTCDVKNPPDIVGKTSQVTLYVFEKVPTRYGVVLGAVIGAVLGGVLLLLLLFYLVRYCWLRRQAALQRRLSAMEKGKLHKIGKDSSKRGRQTPVLYAMLDHSRSTKAASEKKSKGLGESRKDKK
- the MPZ gene encoding myelin protein P0 isoform X2, which produces MAPGAPSSSPSPVLAVLLFSLVLAPAQAIVVYTDREVHGAVGSRVTLHCSFWSSEWVSDDISFTWRYQPEGGRDAISIFHYAKGQPYIDEVGTFKERIQWVGDPRWKDGSIVIHNLDYSDNGTFTCDVKNPPDIVGKTSQVTLYVFEKVPTRYGVVLGAVIGAVLGGVLLLLLLFYLVRYCWLRRQAALQRRLSAMEKGKLHKIGKDSSKRGRQARHFLPYLHPLAFWEPRA